The window GTGGGGTTATTGCATCAAATCATCGAAAATGAAAAGATCACTAAAACCTATTTGCAACAACACTTAGATTTTTTAAGTAAAGAAATGAAACAGTTGGATCAAACACGGGTCATCAATAACAGTTATGGCCAATTTAATGAGCCAGATACACCAATGACAATTAAACCCATTGAATAGCCATGTGTGTCAGGCGCCCCTACCTGACACTTATGGATAACTTATTGCCTTAAGCGTTGCTGTTTCTTTAATTTTTTCAACAGCATATTCCGCTTTAGTGGCGATAAATGATCAAGAAACACTTTTCCATGTAAATGGTCGATTTCATGTTGCATCACAATTGCCAAAAACTCGTCAGAATCAAGAGTAAATTCTTTTCCATCTCTATCTAACGCTTTGACTTTCACACGTTTAAACCGCGCAACATCTGCATAAATTTCAGGTACAGATAAGCATCCTTCTTGGTAGCTCGTCTCACCTTCACTTTCAATAATTTCAGGGTTAACAAATACCATCGGTTGATCGCGATTTTCAGAAATATCAATTACCATTACCGATTGTGTTGCTGCAATTTGCGTTGCTGCTAAACCAATACCATTCTCGGTGCTATACATGGTATCTAATAAATCATCAATTAATGTTTGTACCGCCGCAATGTCAGTCACTGGACTGCATTTGATTCGCAAGCGCTCATCAGGTATCTCAATAATCGTTTTTACTGCCATATCTCAAAAATCCTATCTGTCGTGCTCTTTATTCAAACTATTATCATTATCGTATTTTTAAATTTACGATAAGATGCAAAAAATGGCATTATGACTCAATGAAAAAATCACATAAGAATCAATTAGGTTACCGCTACGTCGCCTAAAGTAAAAGAATACATAATGGAATTTCACAGAAAAATAACATGTAATCTGGGAAAAAACACCAAAAATAGACCTAAAACAGCAAAACAATTCAAATTAATGATAAATAACCCAATTTATAATAAGGATTAATCATCTCATTCGCTATGCTGCAATAATAGCCTTACTTATCGAGGGGTTTATCATAATAATATACATCTAAAATCATTTTTAGCCCACAATCAATCTGCTCTATTTTTAGCCTAGATTATTTCCCTCATCAATAGAATGAAATTGGCGGAGTAAGCGATAAAAACATTATCTATGTATAAATTAATAGGGTCGCCAGTAAGACATTACCTGCTTATCGCTTTTTGTTATTTTTTGTGTCATTTGATTGAGCTTCAGGAACCTATCAATGCCTATATCAACAGGATTATATTTAAAACCATTTATCATAAAGTTAACACTGAATATGCTGCCTCACTCCGGTTATTTCATTCACCAAAATTATCAAAGAAATAAATAGCCTTCAATTTAATTCAAATAAAATCACTTTTCACGAGCTAATTAAAAACAAATTCAGAATATTAATAAAAATCAATTAACTTTATTATAAAAAACAGAACGCACTATATTAATTGAGTTAATTAAAGTAGATGGATTTATTTCATTAATAAAGGAATCAAGATGAAAAAACACTTTCCCCTAAAGGCGATGACTTTCCTATCAATCGTTTCTCTTTCAAGTACCACGCTCGCCGCCCCTATTCATTTTTCAACATTATTAATGGATTCAGCCATGACACTCTATGAACTGCAAGAGTTCGGAAAAGAAATCAAACAACATCTCGCTGAAAAAGAGCAAAAATCAAAATTTAAAACCTTTGATGAGCTTCTTTTGGAACAATTAAAAAAAGTAGACAAAAGTTTTACACCCACCATGTCTGAAGTAGATGAAAACATAAAACAATCAATAGAAAATAATAATCATTATATTAATGCTCAGCTAAGCATGTATTCCCATAATAGCGAAAAAAAATGGTTATTACTTAAGAGGAAGCATCATAAAGCTCAGACAGATAATTTGAATCAGTTTGCTAACCTACACCAAAGCATAGATAAAACTCAGAATATCAATAACACACGTTTTACTAAGCTGGATAAAAAAATTGATAAAACCGCCAAGCAAGCTAATTCAGGCATCGCTTCTGTTGCGGCGATGTCGAATATTCCCTATACCATGAATACCCGTTTTAGTGCAGGTGTTGGCCTAGGTCATTATCATGATGGTCATGCTATCGCGGCTGGCGCACAATACCAAGTAAAAGAGAATATTAACCTTCGTAGCTCTATCTCTTGGAATAATTCAGACCGCGCCGTGGTCGGTGCTGGTATTGCCATTGGTTGGTAGTTGGCTACGCCACACTCTTTTTTGATATCTTTAAACGTTCACTTCCCATACCACAGGAAGTGAACGCTTCCATTGCATCATTAATGCCAAAATCCTAACAACGATAAAATTCATATCATCATAATTTAAAAATCATTGTTTAAACGGGGATCGCCATAATTTCTTGATATGCCGCGACCAGTTTATTTCGCACTTGGATACCCATTTGTAAACTTAAACTGGCTTTTTGCATATCCACCATAACATCATTCAGCGAAATATCACTTTTGCCCAATGTAAAATCTTCAATCTGTTTTGCCGATTGATTCCTAACAGAATTAATTTGATTTACGGCAGAAACAAGATGATCAGCAAAACCAACAGGTTCAATCACGGGCTTACTGTGATTTGCAGCTTGTGATGCGGTCATTTGTAGCTGCGATAATACGCCTTCAATAGCTTGGATTGTCATTTTCTTCCCTTCAATTTCTGTGCGAGCCATCGTCGCTGTCTTATTTGGCATGCATACCCTAGCACAGCCTTTTTAACTTGAAGCCGATAAATAACACCAAAATTATGGGCTGATTCCGTCATTAGATTTATCAGAGTCATCAATAATAGCAACGTAAAAAAGTGATGTACGAAGAGGGAATAACATTGTTTCGCCAAAAGTGTTTTCATCTGTTGATTCTGCAAGGCAGGGAATATTTATGAGTGCCGCATCTAAAGAGACCGGAGAAGCTACCAAAGGGTTTGCATCTATTGCATCACGCTTTAAGACTTCCCCCAAAATCCCATTAATGATTGCTGGCGCCGCCGCGATTGCGGTCGTTGTCGCCCTACTTCTTTGGCTACGCAGCCCTGACTACCGCGTACTTCTGAGTAACCTCAGCGCAAAAGACGGTGGTGATATCGTCAGTCAATTAACGCAAATGAACGTGCCGTATCAAATTGCCGATAATGGCAGTGCAATTTTGGTACCGGCCGATAAAGTTCATGAATTGCGCCTAAAATTAGCCCAGTCAGGTTTACCAAAGGGCGGAAATACAGGCTTTGAGCTGTTAGATAAAGAACAGTTTGGTATTAGCCAATTTAGTGAGCAAGTTAACTATCAACGTGCATTAGAAGGTGAGTTATCGCGCACGATTGAATCACTCAGTCCAGTGCAAAATGCTCGCGTTCATTTGGCTATTCCTAAACCGACCTTATTTGTCCGTGAACAAAAATTACCGACTGCATCTGTTACCGTGGGGTTACTTCCTGGTCGTATGCTCGATGAGGGCCAAATCAATGCCATTATCCACATGGTATCGAGCAGTGTAACAGGTTTAACAGCCTCAAATGTGACGATTGTTGACCAAACAGGTCGGTTGCTGACTAACAATGACAATAGCCAGCAATCGGCTAACAATGCGCAAATAAAAATGACGAAAGAGATGGAGTCTCATCTCAAACAACGTATTGAAGACATTATTTCGCCTTTAGTTGGGCGTGCTAACGTTCA of the Providencia stuartii genome contains:
- the def gene encoding peptide deformylase, which produces MAVKTIIEIPDERLRIKCSPVTDIAAVQTLIDDLLDTMYSTENGIGLAATQIAATQSVMVIDISENRDQPMVFVNPEIIESEGETSYQEGCLSVPEIYADVARFKRVKVKALDRDGKEFTLDSDEFLAIVMQHEIDHLHGKVFLDHLSPLKRNMLLKKLKKQQRLRQ
- a CDS encoding YadA C-terminal domain-containing protein, producing MKKHFPLKAMTFLSIVSLSSTTLAAPIHFSTLLMDSAMTLYELQEFGKEIKQHLAEKEQKSKFKTFDELLLEQLKKVDKSFTPTMSEVDENIKQSIENNNHYINAQLSMYSHNSEKKWLLLKRKHHKAQTDNLNQFANLHQSIDKTQNINNTRFTKLDKKIDKTAKQANSGIASVAAMSNIPYTMNTRFSAGVGLGHYHDGHAIAAGAQYQVKENINLRSSISWNNSDRAVVGAGIAIGW
- the fliE gene encoding flagellar hook-basal body complex protein FliE is translated as MTIQAIEGVLSQLQMTASQAANHSKPVIEPVGFADHLVSAVNQINSVRNQSAKQIEDFTLGKSDISLNDVMVDMQKASLSLQMGIQVRNKLVAAYQEIMAIPV